The genomic window TCGCGCATGATGTTGCGGAAGATGCCGTCGTAGCTGCCGGGGATGTTGTTGGCCTGCAAGATGTCGAGGGCCTGGCGGATCCAGCCGTCGAGGTTGTCCGGGTAGGCCGGGGCCGGGGCGGGCATGGGCGCCGGGATCGGCTCGGCCGCGGGGGCCGGGGCGGGCAGCGGCGCGGGCATGGGCGCGGGCGCGGCCACCGGTGCGGCGGTCTCGTGCTGGTCGGTGACCATGGCGATGCGAGACGGGACGCTGTCGTCGGCCACCGATACCGCGGAGGAGGCGGCAACGGCTACGACGCCTGCGGCGGCGATCGCGAAGGTCACGCCCTCGCGGAGGGTCGAGCGGCGGAGCGGGAAAAGGCGTCTGTCAGGCATTACGAAATCGGTTCCTTCGTCGGGGGACAGCTTTCGATCCGGGCGCGCGGCAGCGCGGATCCGAGGCGGTGCGCGGTGGGCGCTCGCCTGGTGCGGGTAGATGTGCTGTTGTGGGGTTTTGTTGTGGGGGACGCTTTGGTCCCCGGAACGCGACCTTCAGTGGTGCGGTGCCGGGGCGCTCACTGCGAGCCCGGCCGCGATGTCGCGTGGGACTCCGCATCCTCGATGCGGAGAGATAGGCGCTGCCTCGACTCAGCGAGGCTCGCCCATTCGGCGGAAGGTTAGGTTCGCGGGTCCGTTGCCGGATCCCGATCCGCCGACCGCGGCGGGAACAATGCCTGCCATTGCGGTCGTTTTCCGAATGTGGGTGAACAACTCCTCGGTGTAACCAAACTCCAGGTCGCTTTATGACCTGATTGCAGAATGGTCACAGTGGGTTAACGTGAGGTGAACGAATACTGAACGAGAGGTGCTGGTGATCTTGTAACAGCACCCGGCCGTTGCCGAACCGTTACCTATGCAGGGAGTTTGCTGCTAAACCCAATGTGCGACACGTCACAGAAATAGTCGGCTGACCAGCCGGATTTCCCCGGCCGCAACGGGGTGTTGGTCCGAGTTGGGACTCGTGATACTCCGTGGAATCGGCCGGAAGATTTCGCTGGAGAGAGTCCGATCCATGGTGTCCGCGGGACCGAATACAGGGAGCAGCTAGCCGCAGACACCCCGCGATCGGGGAGACAGGGAACCTCCGGACATGAAGCGAAACAGCCTGGTGTGCCGTACGGGCGTCCTTGCCGCCGGGACCGTTGTCGCGGTGCTGCCGTCCCTCGGTGTGGCGACCATGACGCTCGGCACTATGGCCGCGGTGGATTTGCCCGAAGGCGCCGGACGCGACATCGCGGTGCGGCAATATCAGGTCATCCCGATCGAAACCGTCTCGGACTTCTGCGCGGGCCACAACAGAGGCGACGGTTATTACGCCCATCCGCACGACAAAGCCGTCTTCTACCGATGCATAGATTCCGGAAACCAACGCGTAGCTACATATCAGTTTCGGTGTCCCGATAAAGCCTGGTACGACGCGGATCGGTTGGTCTGCGTTGCGCGCGTACCTCGCTGATGTCGACGGTGGCCTCCCCTGAACGGGGATCCACTCCAGTTTTCGGGGGTTCCGCAAACGATGTCCCGCTTGGTTAGCTGAGGTCATGACCGCCAGAACTTCGACACGGCAGCCGCTCGTGCTGGTGCTACTCCTGGCGCTACTGGCCACCGTCACGGCGGCCGCCTGCACGCCCGCCGACGATCTCCGCGCCCGTGTCCAGGCCATCCCCGGCATGCGGTTGATCGCCGAGAAACCAGCGCCCGGCGGATACCTGCTCGAACTCGCCTTCCGTCAACCCACCGACCACCGGCAACCCGATCAAGGCAACTTCGAACAGCGACTTACCCTCCTGCACAAGTCAACTGACCGACCCACGGTCCTCTACACCGGCGGCTACGACCTCAACCCGGACCCGGCTTTCCGCGCCGAACCCACCGAACTCCTGGACGGCAACCAAATCATCACCGAACAGCGATATTTCGGCAGCTCCCGCCCAAACCCGGTGGACTGGACCAAACTCGACATCTGGCAGGCCGCGACCGACCATCATCGACTGATCCAGGCGCTGCGGACGATCTACCGGGGCGCGTGGATCTCCGCCGGAGCCAGTAAGGGCGGAATGGCCTCGGTCTATCACCGGCGTTTCTACCCTGGCGACGTAGCGGGCACCGTCGCGTACAGCGCACCCGACAACATCGACGACAGCGACAACACCGCCTACGACCGCTTTGTCGAGCAGGTCGGCACACCCGAATGCCGCGCGGCGCTCGAGGTCGTCCAACGCGAATTGCTGTTGCGGCGCAACGAAATAGCCGACCGTCTGGCCAACTGGGCACAGCGTGCGGGCTACACCTTGGACACCGTCGGGAGCGCCGACCGCGTGGTGGAACTGACCACTCTGCAAGTGCCCATGTACTTTTGGATGCACAAGAACCCCGCTGACTGCGCGGGCATCCCTGCGCCCGACGCCCCGACCGACTCGCTCTACGCGTGGTTCGACGACTTGGTCCAGCTCCTGTCCTATGTCGACCAGGGTCTCGCCGTCGCCCTCCCGTCCTTTTATCAACTGGGCACTCAACTCGGCACCGCCCGCTTCTCAGCACCACATTTGACAGATCTACTGCGTTATCCGGGTATCCAGGAAATGCGCACCTATATCCCGCAGCAGATCCCGCTCCATTTCCAAACGGACGCAATGTCGGACATCGACAATTGGGTCCGGCACGAAGCCACCGAGTTGCTCGTCATCTACGGCGAATACGACTTGGCCCGCGCCAAGTCATTCCGCACCGCCCCCGGCAATCGAGACGCCAAGGTCTACCTGGCTCCAGCCACCAACCATCTCGCCCGCATCGCCACGCTGGCCCCGGCCGACCGTGCGGAAGCGAGCGCGACTCTCGAACGCTGGTCCGCAGCTTGATCGCTCGGCGTTAAGGTGGCCCTCTCCCGGTCTCCCTACGACCTGGCTGGGTGCCGCAGAATCCTCGCATGATGCGATACCGACTTTTCGGCCGAACCGGACTGCGCGTGTCCGAACTCGTCCTCGGCACCATGACGCTCGACGACGCCGCTGAGTACAAGCGGGTGCTGGATACGTTCGCCGACGCGGGCGGCAACTTCCTCGACACCGCCTCGGCTTACGGCGCGAGCGAGGAATTGCTCGGTGCGGTGCTGGACCGCCGCGACCGGTTCGTCATCGGTACCAAGTACACGTTGACCCGGGACGCGGCAGATCCGAACGCGGCGGGCAACCATCGCAAGAACCTGGTGCTGTCGCTCGAGCAGAGCCTGCGACGGCTGCGCACCGACTACGTCGATGTCTACTGGGTGCATGTGTGGGATCGGCTCACCCCGATCGAGGAAACCCTGCGCGCGCTCGATGACGCGGTCCGCGCGGGCAAAGTACTGCACATCGGCATCTCCGACGCACCCGCGTGGGTGGTCGCGCAGGC from Nocardia iowensis includes these protein-coding regions:
- a CDS encoding transglycosylase SLT domain-containing protein codes for the protein MPDRRLFPLRRSTLREGVTFAIAAAGVVAVAASSAVSVADDSVPSRIAMVTDQHETAAPVAAPAPMPAPLPAPAPAAEPIPAPMPAPAPAYPDNLDGWIRQALDILQANNIPGSYDGIFRNIMRESTGNPQAINLWDSNAAAGIPSKGLLQVIDPTFRAYHVEGTSWDIYDPVANIAAACNYAAHNYGSMDNVNSAY
- a CDS encoding chitin binding peritrophin-A domain-containing protein, coding for MKRNSLVCRTGVLAAGTVVAVLPSLGVATMTLGTMAAVDLPEGAGRDIAVRQYQVIPIETVSDFCAGHNRGDGYYAHPHDKAVFYRCIDSGNQRVATYQFRCPDKAWYDADRLVCVARVPR
- a CDS encoding S28 family serine protease, which gives rise to MTARTSTRQPLVLVLLLALLATVTAAACTPADDLRARVQAIPGMRLIAEKPAPGGYLLELAFRQPTDHRQPDQGNFEQRLTLLHKSTDRPTVLYTGGYDLNPDPAFRAEPTELLDGNQIITEQRYFGSSRPNPVDWTKLDIWQAATDHHRLIQALRTIYRGAWISAGASKGGMASVYHRRFYPGDVAGTVAYSAPDNIDDSDNTAYDRFVEQVGTPECRAALEVVQRELLLRRNEIADRLANWAQRAGYTLDTVGSADRVVELTTLQVPMYFWMHKNPADCAGIPAPDAPTDSLYAWFDDLVQLLSYVDQGLAVALPSFYQLGTQLGTARFSAPHLTDLLRYPGIQEMRTYIPQQIPLHFQTDAMSDIDNWVRHEATELLVIYGEYDLARAKSFRTAPGNRDAKVYLAPATNHLARIATLAPADRAEASATLERWSAA